DNA sequence from the SAR202 cluster bacterium genome:
GGGCAAAGGCGCCGTCCCCGAGAACAGCCCCCAATGGGCCGGCTCCTTCTACTACAGCCACGGCCCCGCCCACAACGTCATGCCCATGTGCGACGTTGTCCTGGCCGTCGGCACCCGCCTACACTTCCTGGCTCCCACCAACTGGACCTTCAAGCCCCACCAGTCCATCATCCACATCGACGCCGACCCCGCCGAGCTAGGCCGCAACTGGCCCGAAAAGGTCAGCATCGCCGCCGACGCCAAACTGGCCCTCCAGGCCCTGCTGTCGGAGCTTAAAGGCAAGAAGTCAGCCTCGGAATGGACTGCCAAGGAGATAGCCCAGCAGAAGGCCAAGGCCGACGACGAAGTCAAGCAGCTTGCTCCCAACCAGGTCGAAATCATCAAGACCATCCGCCAGGAGCTGCCCGACAACACCGTGTATATCAGCGGCATCGCCAGCCTTGGGTACTGGTCCAACCTGGCCTATGAGGTGCGCGCCCCTCGCTCTTACCTCAACGCCTCCTACTTCGCCACCCTGGGCTACGCCTTCCCCACGGCCCTGGGCGCCAAGGTCGGCAACCCCAACAAGCCCGTGGTGGCCGTCAGCGGCGACGGCGGGTTTATGTACTGCCTGTCAGAGCTGGCCACCGCCGTCCAGGAGGGCATCAACGTCACCGTCCTGGTCTTCAACGACCAAGCCCTGGGCGCCTCACTTCGCGACCAGCAGGTGCGGTATAAGGGACGAGTCATCGGCACCAAGCTCCACACTCCCGACTTCGCCGCCGTGGCGCGAGACTTCGGCGCCAACGGCGTCAAGCTGGGCCATTATCGAGAGCTTGGCCCCGCCCTTAAGCAAGCCTTGAAGTCCGACAAGACCACCGTCGTCGAAATCCCCATCGAAAGCTGGACTCCCCCTTTCCAGCTTCAGCCCCCCGGGGCCGTCTGACGCCTAGTACAAGCTAAGTCTAAATATACGGACAAGTCTGACGGGCGCCAAGAAAATTCCTTCTCCCCTTGTGGGAGAAGGCGCAGGTTGAGGGGTGAAACCCTGGAACTACAATACGGCTATTAAGACCAACTTCACAGTGCTCTCCGGCAGTCCAATCATGGAAAAGTTAAGGCTGAAACTTTAGGAGATATTTCTATGGGTCTATTCACCCGCAGCGGCGTCGCCGTCGTCGAATTTTTTGGCCCCATCGGCAGCGGCGGCCAGGTAGCGGAGATGGCCCGTCTGCTGGACGACGTCGGTAAGAAACCCCACTATCAGGCCCTAGTCCTTGATATAGACTCCCCGGGTGGCGCTGTCGGCGGCGCCGAGGTGCTTCATGCCCGCATCACCAAAATCGCCGAGGCCAAGCCCGTCGTAGCCTTCGTGCGCAGCATGGGCGCTTCCGGCGGCTACTACCTGGCCTGCGCCGCCTCGAAAATCATCACCCTGCCCTCATCGCTGGTCGGCTCCATCGGCGTCATCTATCTGCGGCCCGCCATGCAAGAACTATTGGAAAAACTAGGCGTCAACCTGACAGTCTACAAGGGCGGGCGCTATAAGGACATGACCGGCTTCTGGCGCGGCCCCACTCCCGAAGAGGACGACAAGTTCAGGTCCCTTATCGCCGAAATCCACGACAACTTCATCGACGTTGTCGCCAAGGGCCGCAAGATGCCGCCGGAACGCGTCCGCGAACTCGCTACTGGCGAAATCTTCACCGGCCGCCGCGCCAGAGACCTGGGCCTGGTGGACGAAATCGGTGACTTCGATCGCGCGTTGGAGATAGCGGGAAGAATGGGAGACGTCCAACCCCGGCCTCTCTACATCCGTCCCAAACGCGGCCTCCTGGAGCGCATGGCTGGCCGCTTTGGACGTGGCATGGCCGCGGGCGTTGCTGCCGAGTTGGAAGCCAGGATGGGCGGGGGGTTCTACTACAAACTGCCATAAAGCCGCTTGCTCACCATCATTGGAAAGACCTTGCCGGCTGATGGTTTATAATTAGCGTTAGTGGGAGTATGGCATAACCTCGAACGTTTCGAGTGGGAGGAGGGGCATAATGGCGGCGCCCAGAAGGCTTCACAAAAGCAGCACCCAAAAAATGCTCTTCGGCGTCCTCGGCGGTCTGGCGGAGTATCTGGGGTCTGATCCTACCCTGGTCCGAGTAATTTTCGTGCTGGTCATGATATTGACCGGCTTCATGCCCGCGGTCCTGGTCTACCTCCTGGCGGCTATCCTAGTTCCCCAAGATTAGTCCCTATTAAACGGCGGCGCCAATGAATATCACCAACCGCGACGCCATCATCATCGTCGACGTGCAGAACGACTTCTGCCCCGGCGGCTCCCTGCCCGTTCCCAAAGGTGACATCGTCGCCGAGGCGTTGACGCGACTGGCCCGCGTGTTTCGTGACCGCGACGCCTTTGTCTTCGCCACCCAGGACTGGCATCCGCCCGGCCACTCGTCCTTTAAGGAGTCCGGCGGTCCCTGGCCCGCTCACTGCGTCCAGGGCACTCGCGGCGCTCAGTTTCACTCCAGCCTCCACCTGCTGGTCAACACCATCGTTGTACAAAAGGGCAGCAACCCCAAAGTCGACGCCTACTCAGGCTTCCTGGACTCGGACCTGGAGCGGCAGCTACGAGACAACGGTGTCGAGCGCGTCTTCGTCGGCGGTCTCGCTACCGACTACTGCGTCCTCAACACCGTCCTCGACGCCCTCAAAAAAGGCTTCAAGACCTGCGTGTTAATTGACGCTATCGCCGCCGTTAACGTCAACCCCGGCGACGGCCAGCGTGCGATTGAAAAAATGCTAGCTGCTGGCGCTAAACTGCAAAACACCAAAGGCCTCCTGCCCGCTGGCGCCTAGCTACTCCCCTAACTCCTTGTGCAGGACCTCGCTCCCGATTCAGCGCTCGCCCCTATTACGAAGCATAACATCTAGGAATTCGCCTGGGCTTACAATGCGAATTCCACGAAATTCTCTAAGACGCTGGATACCTTTATCGCCGGTCACGAGGTAGTCGGCTTCTGTCGCAATAGCGCAATCAAGGATCCGATTGTCTGCTGGCGAAAGGTCTGGAATGGCCACCATTCCAGGCGGATCAACGAGCAGGCAGCGGTCTTGGAGGAAGTTCAGCGAGGTGTGGATAATCTCTTCGGAGACCCGGAGTTTATTCCTGAGCACGCCCTCCACCTCTGCCAGGACAAATGGCGAAGCCACCGCGAGAATTTTTCCTGCGACAACCCCTTGGAGTATCAGGTTCGGCGTGCCGCCAGGAAAAGCGAATGCTGAGACTGGAACATTGCTGTCTAAAACCGCGCGGAGCCTATCCTCGGCTGCGCCGCTGCGCATGAATCAGCTCGTTGATCTGCTCTTCCGAAGTGATTCCTGCCTCTCGCACTCTCTGA
Encoded proteins:
- a CDS encoding PspC domain-containing protein encodes the protein MAAPRRLHKSSTQKMLFGVLGGLAEYLGSDPTLVRVIFVLVMILTGFMPAVLVYLLAAILVPQD
- the sppA gene encoding signal peptide peptidase SppA, encoding MGLFTRSGVAVVEFFGPIGSGGQVAEMARLLDDVGKKPHYQALVLDIDSPGGAVGGAEVLHARITKIAEAKPVVAFVRSMGASGGYYLACAASKIITLPSSLVGSIGVIYLRPAMQELLEKLGVNLTVYKGGRYKDMTGFWRGPTPEEDDKFRSLIAEIHDNFIDVVAKGRKMPPERVRELATGEIFTGRRARDLGLVDEIGDFDRALEIAGRMGDVQPRPLYIRPKRGLLERMAGRFGRGMAAGVAAELEARMGGGFYYKLP
- a CDS encoding putative toxin-antitoxin system toxin component, PIN family, yielding MRSGAAEDRLRAVLDSNVPVSAFAFPGGTPNLILQGVVAGKILAVASPFVLAEVEGVLRNKLRVSEEIIHTSLNFLQDRCLLVDPPGMVAIPDLSPADNRILDCAIATEADYLVTGDKGIQRLREFRGIRIVSPGEFLDVMLRNRGER
- a CDS encoding nicotinamidase, which encodes MNITNRDAIIIVDVQNDFCPGGSLPVPKGDIVAEALTRLARVFRDRDAFVFATQDWHPPGHSSFKESGGPWPAHCVQGTRGAQFHSSLHLLVNTIVVQKGSNPKVDAYSGFLDSDLERQLRDNGVERVFVGGLATDYCVLNTVLDALKKGFKTCVLIDAIAAVNVNPGDGQRAIEKMLAAGAKLQNTKGLLPAGA
- a CDS encoding thiamine pyrophosphate-binding protein — translated: MPQLTAAQALVKSLVREGVEVVFGLPGVQIMDIYDAFHNEPGIRLITTRHEQGAAYMADGYARSTGKPGVCLVVPGPGLQNASAGIGTAYATSSPVMLIAGEVATGDRGKDRGATHEIIDQLDIVKNVTKWRKTIFDAKDVPGSVHEAMRQMKTGRPRPVALELPSDVLPKSANVELMEREEFPRQKGDPKAIKEAAQLLLKAKRPLIWAGGGVNASGANSELSQLASAIGAVVITTAEGKGAVPENSPQWAGSFYYSHGPAHNVMPMCDVVLAVGTRLHFLAPTNWTFKPHQSIIHIDADPAELGRNWPEKVSIAADAKLALQALLSELKGKKSASEWTAKEIAQQKAKADDEVKQLAPNQVEIIKTIRQELPDNTVYISGIASLGYWSNLAYEVRAPRSYLNASYFATLGYAFPTALGAKVGNPNKPVVAVSGDGGFMYCLSELATAVQEGINVTVLVFNDQALGASLRDQQVRYKGRVIGTKLHTPDFAAVARDFGANGVKLGHYRELGPALKQALKSDKTTVVEIPIESWTPPFQLQPPGAV